A genomic window from Lotus japonicus ecotype B-129 chromosome 1, LjGifu_v1.2 includes:
- the LOC130735920 gene encoding uncharacterized protein LOC130735920, protein MATSDSTTGSPTGDTTTVPTPTATPTAPSSPTVKPEFHPALAVTNIKNNIPLKLELDKDHYALWAELFETHAHATQVLHHIIPQAGLEPPARTDASYARWATLDSTVKQWIYSTISFDLLSTVMEKGSTAMATWNCIASMFEDNQNSRAVALDQDFISTRMEDFPNVSAYCQRLKHISDQLRNVGAPVSDHRLVLQLVSGLTEPFRGVATLIRQSEPLPSFLKVRSMLILEESGLARMSGLR, encoded by the exons ATGGCTACCTCCGACTCGACAACTGGCTCTCCAACCGGCGACACCACTACGGTTCCTACGCCCACTGCCACACCTACGGCCCCTTCGTCCCCCACTGTCAAGCCCGAGTTTCATCCGGCCCTTGCTGTTACTaacatcaaaaacaacattcctTTAAAACTCGAGCTCGACAAGGACCACTATGCTCTGTGGGCTGAATTGTTTGAAACTCATGCTCACGCCACTCAGGTGCTCCACCATATCATTCCACAAGCTGGTTTGGAGCCTCCTGCGCGCACCGATGCTTCCTATGCTCGGTGGGCTACTCTTGACTCTACCGTCAAGCAGTGGATTTATTCCACCATCTCCTTTGATCTTCTCTCCACTGTTATGGAAAAAGGTTCTACTGCTATGGCTACTTGGAACTGTATCGCTTCTATGTTTGAGGACAATCAGAACTCTCGTGCTGTCGCTCTCGACCAGGATTTCATCTCCACACGCATGGAAGATTTTCCTAATGTTTCGGCCTATTGTCAGCGTCTGAAACATATCTCTGATCAGTTGCGCAATGTTGGTGCCCCAGTCAGTGACCATCGTCTTGTTCTTCAGTTGGTCTCTGGTCTCACTGAGCCTTTTCGTGGTGTTGCCACCCTGATCCGTCAGAGCGAGCCTTTGCCTTCTTTCCTCAAGGTCCGCTCCATGTTGATTCTAGAGGAATCTGGTCTCGCCAGGATGTCCG GCCTCCGTTGA